The Candidatus Zixiibacteriota bacterium DNA window TTCTTTCATCAAAGTAAATTCCATTCTCTGCTGTTCCTGGTCGGCTGCAAGCTTGTCGTTGATAGCATCCGAAATCCGTTTAGGCAAACTCACATTTCGGACAATCGCGTTATCGACGTTGACGAATTTGCCGGCTGTCAATGAATCCATCGCCTTGACGATCGAACTGGAGATTTCCTCGCGCTTGGTGGAATAGATCTCCTCCGGTTTGTAGCGTCCCACGATAGTACGGGCGATGCCTCGCAGAGCCGGTGCTACCACAACATTATAATAGTTCGGACCGACAGTAACCTGCAGGCTGTCCAGTTTTTTGACCACCGGACGATACCAGATAGAAACCTCGAGTTGAATAGTGGCACCATCAGACGAGAGCACATCCAGAATCTCCTGCTTCTCCTGGAGCTGTGTCTTGTAGACATAGAATGAATTCCACGGGAAATGCCACTGGAAGCCCTCGGTGTAAATCTTGTCCATCTCAGTTCCACCCTGGAACTTGAGGTACTTGACTCCATGGTGGCCCGATGGAACCTGTGTTCCGCAACCGGTGAAGACCACCGGGAGCATAAACATTACGAACATCAGAACCAAAAGCGAACTGCGGCGGATAGTTTTCTTCTGC harbors:
- a CDS encoding prohibitin family protein, which gives rise to QKKTIRRSSLLVLMFVMFMLPVVFTGCGTQVPSGHHGVKYLKFQGGTEMDKIYTEGFQWHFPWNSFYVYKTQLQEKQEILDVLSSDGATIQLEVSIWYRPVVKKLDSLQVTVGPNYYNVVVAPALRGIARTIVGRYKPEEIYSTKREEISSSIVKAMDSLTAGKFVNVDNAIVRNVSLPKRISDAINDKLAADQEQQRMEFTLMKEKQEAERKVIEAEGIRKFQQIVSAGLTKDFLRWKGIEATEDLATSTNAKTVIIGNASDGLPIILGGH